In one window of Electrophorus electricus isolate fEleEle1 chromosome 15, fEleEle1.pri, whole genome shotgun sequence DNA:
- the selenof gene encoding selenoprotein F, producing MAGEVYLLWLLSLLQTLSAFGAELSSEACRELGFSSNLLCSSCDLLGQFSLTQLEPFCRQCCQEEVHNESRKLYPGAILEVCGUKLGRFPQVQAFVRSEKPKMFKGLQIKYVRGSDPVLKLLDDHGNIAEELSILKWNTDSVEEFLSEKLERV from the exons ATGGCCGGCGAGGTGTACTTACTTTGGTTATTGTCTTTGTTACAAACG CTCTCAGCGTTTGGAGCAGAGCTGTCCTCCGAAGCCTGCAGGGAGCTGGGATTCTCCAGTAATCTCCTCTGCAGCTCTTGTGATTTATTGGGCCAGTTCAGTCTAACCCAACTGGAACCCTTCTGTAGGCAGTGCTGCCAAGAGGAGGTCCATAATGAGTCCAGGAAG CTCTACCCTGGAGCCATCCTTGAGGTCTGTGGATGAAAATTGGGGAGGTTCCCTCAAGTCCAAG CTTTTGTCAGGAGCGAAAAGCCGAAGATGTTTAAGGGCCTTCAAataaag TATGTTAGAGGCTCAGATCCTGTGCTGAAGCTGCTGGATGATCATGGGAACATTGCTGAAGAACTCAGCATCCTCAAATGGAACACAGACAGCGTGGAGGAATTCCTTAGTGAGAAGCTGGAGCGTGTTTAG